From Microlunatus capsulatus, a single genomic window includes:
- a CDS encoding DUF2252 domain-containing protein translates to MTERARGHQVLASADSDVFASLRKRPSSREERYALGRELRHRVPRSALGDWTAPQDRADPVRLVQQSHRGRVPALVPVRVARMVGSPYGFLRGTAVVMAEDVARLPATGIQPVICGDAHLGNFGFYASPEGELVIDLNDFDEAHPGGWEWDLRRLVASIWVAGRENGSTEEQCQSSVLACVAAYREEVRFLAEQPLLMRSYNRLDVGRLHETATEKTLRDEIQRAAKRARQRTSDRALPRFTAERDGRRQIVEEPPLITRLEAREAAAVGQALDRYLLTLAPHWRRAVGGYTLVDLAHKVVGVGSVGLRAYVALLEGSSPDDVLFLQLKQARRSVLAPHVHGGSAWHAHQGQRVVEYQQALQTVSDPLLGWTTVQNRQYYVRQFRNMKGTIPLDAIDAAALTDYAGIVGHLLAKGHARTSGASMIAGYAGSSDKLDQALAVFARAYADQTEADHARLVAAVRAGRLPVTEGALDSGGSAFRPA, encoded by the coding sequence GTGACGGAACGAGCCCGCGGTCACCAGGTCCTGGCCTCGGCCGACAGCGACGTCTTCGCCTCGCTGCGCAAGCGGCCCAGCTCCCGCGAGGAGCGCTACGCCCTGGGGCGGGAGCTGCGGCACCGGGTGCCGCGCAGCGCCCTCGGCGACTGGACGGCGCCGCAGGACCGGGCCGACCCCGTCCGGCTGGTCCAGCAGTCCCACCGCGGCCGGGTCCCCGCGCTGGTACCCGTCCGGGTGGCCCGGATGGTCGGCTCGCCCTACGGCTTCCTGCGCGGGACGGCGGTGGTGATGGCCGAGGACGTGGCCCGGCTGCCCGCCACCGGGATCCAGCCGGTGATCTGCGGCGACGCCCACCTCGGCAACTTCGGCTTCTACGCCTCGCCCGAGGGCGAGCTGGTGATCGACCTCAACGACTTCGACGAGGCCCACCCCGGCGGCTGGGAGTGGGACCTGCGCCGGCTGGTGGCCAGCATCTGGGTGGCCGGCCGCGAGAACGGCTCCACCGAGGAGCAGTGCCAGAGCTCGGTGCTGGCCTGCGTCGCTGCCTACCGCGAGGAGGTCCGCTTCCTCGCCGAGCAGCCGTTGCTGATGCGCAGCTACAACCGCCTCGACGTCGGCCGGCTGCACGAGACCGCGACCGAGAAGACGTTGCGCGACGAGATCCAGCGGGCGGCCAAGCGGGCCCGGCAGCGCACCAGCGACCGCGCGCTGCCGCGGTTCACCGCCGAGCGCGACGGCCGTCGCCAGATCGTCGAGGAGCCGCCGCTCATCACCCGGCTGGAGGCGCGCGAGGCCGCGGCCGTCGGGCAGGCCCTCGACCGCTACCTGCTGACGCTGGCCCCGCACTGGCGCCGGGCGGTCGGCGGGTACACCCTCGTCGACCTGGCCCACAAGGTCGTCGGGGTGGGCAGCGTCGGCCTGCGCGCCTACGTCGCGCTGCTGGAGGGCAGCAGCCCCGACGACGTGCTGTTCCTCCAGCTCAAGCAGGCCCGCCGCTCGGTGCTCGCGCCGCACGTGCACGGCGGGTCGGCCTGGCACGCCCACCAGGGCCAGCGCGTGGTGGAGTACCAGCAGGCCCTGCAGACCGTCAGCGACCCGCTGCTGGGCTGGACGACGGTGCAGAACCGGCAGTACTACGTCCGCCAGTTCCGCAACATGAAGGGCACGATCCCGCTGGACGCGATCGACGCCGCGGCCCTCACCGACTACGCCGGCATCGTCGGGCACCTGCTGGCCAAGGGCCACGCGCGGACCAGCGGGGCCTCGATGATCGCCGGCTACGCCGGCTCCTCCGACAAGCTCGACCAGGCGCTCGCGGTCTTCGCCCGCGCCTACGCCGACCAGACCGAGGCCGACCACGCCCGGCTGGTCGCGGCGGTCCGCGCCGGCCGGCTGCCCGTCACCGAGGGCGCCCTGGACAGCGGCGGCTCAGCCTTCCGACCGGCCTGA
- a CDS encoding MBL fold metallo-hydrolase, with product MFIASFPAGPWQTNCYVVATAPGAECVVVDPGLGAVAGVQELVAEHGLKPVAVLVTHGHLDHTFSVTPLCAGNAATCWVHPRDRALLGDPYRAMGPDTRALVEQLAGPTVFTEPDAVSELADGTAFEVAGLTFEALHAPGHTPGSTMLRTAYPGAEVESVVFSGDVLFAGSVGRTDLPGGSHLDMLSSLRTKVLPLPDRVAVLPGHGPQTTIAAERAQNPYLQASYLQAPNAGQE from the coding sequence GTGTTCATCGCGTCCTTCCCGGCCGGCCCCTGGCAGACCAACTGCTACGTCGTCGCCACGGCCCCGGGCGCGGAGTGCGTCGTCGTCGACCCGGGACTGGGGGCGGTCGCCGGGGTCCAGGAGCTGGTGGCCGAGCACGGGCTGAAGCCGGTCGCGGTCCTGGTCACCCACGGGCACCTCGACCACACCTTCTCCGTCACCCCGTTGTGCGCCGGGAACGCCGCCACCTGCTGGGTCCACCCGCGCGACCGGGCCCTGCTCGGCGACCCCTACCGCGCGATGGGTCCCGACACCCGGGCCCTGGTGGAGCAGCTGGCCGGGCCGACGGTGTTCACCGAGCCGGACGCCGTCTCCGAGCTGGCCGACGGCACGGCGTTCGAGGTCGCGGGCCTCACGTTCGAGGCGCTGCACGCTCCCGGGCACACGCCGGGCTCGACGATGCTGAGGACCGCCTACCCGGGCGCGGAGGTGGAGTCGGTCGTCTTCTCCGGCGACGTGCTGTTCGCCGGCTCGGTCGGCCGGACCGACTTGCCAGGCGGGAGCCACCTGGACATGCTGAGCAGCCTGCGCACCAAGGTGCTGCCGCTGCCGGACCGGGTGGCGGTGCTCCCCGGGCACGGCCCGCAGACCACCATCGCCGCCGAGCGCGCGCAGAACCCCTACCTGCAGGCGTCCTACCTGCAGGCCCCGAACGCCGGACAGGAGTAG
- the hisS gene encoding histidine--tRNA ligase, producing MSRPKPLSGFPELAPDARIVEQFVLDRLRETFELHGFGSIETRAVEPLDRLAKQGEIDKEVYAVQRVAAEPGTRADLGLHFDLTVPFARYVLENAGQLAFPFRRYQIQKVWRGERPQEGRYREFTQADIDIVDAGTLAAHHDVELPLVTLGALERLHTDLGVPPVLMRVNNRKLAQGFYLGLDIADPPAVLRQVDKLDKIGPDRVTALLTDEVGVSAAQAASVVRMAQISTADESFVDHVRALGVDHPQLDEGLELLAGVVRAAREHVPGRLVADLKIARGLDYYTGTVYETELVGFEGWGSISSGGRYDSLATDGRTSYPGVGLSIGVTRLLAPLLGRGFLRASRSVPTAVLVAVESEESRWDAMAVAEQLRARGIACEVAPKADRFGKQIRYADRRGIPFVWFGGAEGEVKDIRSGDQVPAVAASWAPPAEDLRPQVHSAG from the coding sequence GTGAGTCGCCCCAAGCCGCTCTCGGGCTTCCCGGAGCTCGCCCCGGACGCCCGCATCGTGGAGCAGTTCGTGCTCGACCGGCTGCGGGAGACGTTCGAGCTGCACGGCTTCGGCTCGATCGAGACCCGCGCCGTCGAGCCGCTCGACCGGCTCGCCAAGCAGGGTGAGATCGACAAGGAGGTCTACGCCGTCCAGCGGGTGGCCGCCGAGCCGGGCACCCGCGCCGATCTGGGCCTGCACTTCGACCTCACCGTGCCGTTCGCCCGCTACGTGCTGGAGAACGCCGGGCAGCTCGCCTTCCCCTTCCGGCGCTACCAGATCCAGAAGGTGTGGCGCGGCGAGCGGCCGCAGGAGGGCCGCTACCGCGAGTTCACCCAGGCCGACATCGACATCGTCGACGCCGGCACCCTGGCCGCCCACCACGACGTCGAGCTGCCGCTGGTCACCCTCGGCGCGCTCGAGCGGCTGCACACCGACCTCGGCGTGCCCCCGGTGCTGATGCGGGTGAACAACCGCAAGCTGGCGCAGGGCTTCTACCTCGGGCTGGACATCGCCGACCCGCCGGCCGTGCTCCGCCAGGTCGACAAGCTGGACAAGATCGGCCCCGACCGGGTGACGGCGCTGCTGACCGACGAGGTCGGCGTCAGCGCGGCGCAGGCCGCCTCGGTGGTCCGGATGGCCCAGATCTCGACGGCGGACGAGTCCTTCGTCGACCACGTGCGCGCCCTCGGCGTCGACCACCCCCAGCTGGACGAGGGCCTCGAGCTGCTGGCCGGCGTGGTCCGCGCCGCCCGCGAGCACGTCCCGGGCCGGCTCGTCGCCGACCTCAAGATCGCCCGCGGCCTCGACTACTACACCGGCACCGTCTACGAGACCGAGCTCGTCGGCTTCGAGGGCTGGGGCTCGATCTCCTCCGGCGGCCGCTACGACTCCCTGGCCACCGACGGCCGGACGAGCTACCCCGGCGTCGGCCTGTCGATCGGCGTCACCCGGCTGCTGGCCCCGCTGCTGGGCCGGGGGTTCCTGCGGGCCTCCCGCTCGGTCCCGACGGCGGTGCTCGTGGCCGTGGAGTCGGAGGAGAGCCGCTGGGACGCGATGGCGGTGGCCGAGCAGCTGCGCGCCCGCGGCATCGCCTGCGAGGTGGCGCCGAAGGCCGACCGGTTCGGCAAGCAGATCCGCTACGCCGACCGGCGCGGGATCCCGTTCGTCTGGTTCGGCGGCGCCGAGGGCGAGGTCAAGGACATCCGCTCCGGGGACCAGGTGCCCGCCGTCGCGGCGAGCTGGGCACCCCCGGCCGAGGACCTGCGGCCGCAGGTGCACTCCGCCGGCTGA
- a CDS encoding potassium channel family protein, with amino-acid sequence MVRRPGGQRPWTHDALVSLPARTTSPLVELARRGALALLLVAFIVLLVYVDRNAYTDNHDGEVSFVDAIYYATVTITTTGYGDITPITPHARILNAILVTPLRIMFLVLLVGTTLQVLANEGRRIFLDSRWRKHMRNHVVVVGYGTKGRSAVDTLEANGCNPAQIVIIDGRGNAVADANIRGYAAIEGDATRREVLRRAEIIKAREVIITLDRDDSAILVTLTVRQLNPSAHVVVAVREEDNASLLRQSGANAVITSSEAVGRLLGLSATSPNLGTVIEDLLSSREGLEVGERQVTREEVGLNPGQVEGERVIAVVRNRTLRRFYDPTVAKLETGDQVVVVRHAADQP; translated from the coding sequence CTGGTCCGGCGCCCGGGCGGCCAGCGGCCGTGGACCCACGACGCCCTGGTCAGCCTGCCCGCGCGGACGACGTCCCCGCTGGTCGAGCTGGCCCGGCGCGGGGCGCTGGCCCTGCTGCTGGTGGCCTTCATCGTGCTGCTGGTGTACGTGGACCGGAACGCCTACACCGACAACCACGACGGCGAGGTCTCCTTCGTCGACGCGATCTACTACGCCACGGTCACCATCACCACGACCGGCTACGGGGACATCACCCCGATCACCCCGCACGCCCGCATCCTCAACGCCATCCTCGTCACGCCGCTGCGGATCATGTTCCTGGTCCTGCTGGTCGGCACGACGCTGCAGGTGCTGGCCAACGAGGGCCGGCGCATCTTTCTGGACTCCCGCTGGAGGAAGCACATGCGCAACCACGTGGTCGTCGTCGGGTACGGCACGAAGGGCCGCAGCGCCGTCGACACGCTGGAGGCGAACGGCTGCAACCCGGCCCAGATCGTCATCATCGACGGCCGCGGCAACGCCGTCGCCGACGCGAACATCCGCGGCTACGCCGCCATCGAGGGCGACGCCACCCGGCGCGAGGTGCTGCGCCGCGCCGAGATCATCAAGGCGCGCGAGGTCATCATCACCCTCGACCGCGACGACTCCGCGATCCTCGTCACCCTCACGGTCCGCCAGCTCAACCCCAGCGCGCACGTCGTCGTCGCCGTCCGCGAGGAGGACAACGCGTCCCTGCTGCGGCAGTCCGGCGCCAACGCGGTCATCACCTCCTCCGAGGCCGTCGGCCGGCTGCTCGGGCTCTCGGCCACCAGCCCCAACCTCGGCACCGTGATCGAGGACCTGCTGTCCTCGCGCGAGGGCCTGGAGGTGGGCGAGCGGCAGGTCACCCGCGAGGAGGTCGGGCTGAACCCGGGCCAGGTCGAGGGGGAGCGGGTCATCGCCGTGGTGCGCAACCGGACGCTGCGCCGCTTCTACGACCCGACGGTGGCCAAGCTGGAGACCGGTGACCAGGTCGTCGTGGTCCGGCACGCGGCCGATCAGCCCTGA
- a CDS encoding alpha/beta fold hydrolase, whose protein sequence is MAAAPFVLVPGYWLGGWAWERVAPLLRAAGHPVSTPTLPGLEPEPARRPPGVTLEDHVAAVADAVRAAGPSAVLVAHSGAGKLATAVLDRDPAAVARVVYVDSGPAADGLAEPLPDGADRARAAPVRGAGGQPGRAVGGRSAGLPRARRAAPRGRGPRAAAAARPRATRGAGHPRLLLAPGRDGPGAGRGRAPDVRRGGRARRPDGGRPPDGALADVEPARRARRGAAGGRRRRALG, encoded by the coding sequence ATGGCTGCCGCACCGTTCGTCCTCGTCCCCGGCTACTGGCTCGGCGGGTGGGCCTGGGAGCGGGTCGCCCCGCTGCTCCGGGCCGCCGGCCACCCGGTCAGCACCCCGACGCTGCCGGGCCTGGAGCCCGAGCCCGCGCGGCGACCGCCCGGGGTCACCCTGGAGGACCACGTCGCCGCGGTGGCCGACGCCGTCCGCGCCGCCGGCCCGTCGGCGGTGCTGGTGGCCCACAGCGGCGCCGGCAAGCTGGCGACGGCGGTGCTCGACCGCGACCCGGCGGCCGTGGCCCGCGTGGTCTACGTCGACAGCGGCCCCGCCGCCGACGGGCTGGCCGAGCCCCTGCCCGATGGGGCTGACCGCGCTCGCGCTGCCCCCGTTCGAGGGGCTGGAGGCCAGCCTGGACGGGCTGTCGGAGGCCGATCTGCAGGACTTCCGCGAGCGCGCCGTGCCGCACCCCGCGGGCGTGGTCCGCGAGCCGCTGCGGCTGCACGACCCCGCGCGACGCGCGGTGCCGGCCACCCTCGTCTGCTGCTCGCTCCCGGCCGCGACGGTCCGGGAGCTGGCCGCGGGCGGGCACCCGATGTTCGCCGAGGTGGCCGAGCTCGCCGACCTGACGGCGGTCGACCTCCCGACGGGGCACTGGCCGATGTGGAGCCGGCCCGGCGAGCTCGCCGAGGCGCTGCGGGAGGCCGCCGGCGACGGGCACTAGGGTGA
- a CDS encoding DUF349 domain-containing protein produces MTDAAGPGATGPEAAEPGAVAPEAVETAAVEPSTTPDEPATEVRVADAAVEPAPSTPEAPEPAVPAEPAPAPAAPEVSPPVVPGPGPVAPGGAGPASFGRVDPDGTVHVRTADGERSVGQVPGVPAEEAMAFFTRRYEALELEVSLLERRVASGALSPDDAAGSVKTVRTAVDGAHAVGDLDSLLARLDALAPRLAEQRAVRRAEKAKANEAARAAKEAFVVEAEKLAAGNDWRGGVNRFRALLDQWKTLPRLDRATDDALWHRFSSARTTYTRRRKAQFAQQNEQRESARTVKEQLAVEAEALAGSTDWGPTTGTYRDLMQRWKDAGPAPRGVDEALWRRFRAAQDTFFAAKTEAMSEQDAEFRVNADAKEQLLAEAEAKLPITDPAAGRALYRDLIERWSALGKVPRDSIRPLENRLRAIEEAVNNAEEERWRRTNPEARARAEDTAAKLEVQIATLLEKAEKAEARGDTKAAADARSSASTYQEWLEQARKAVADYSA; encoded by the coding sequence ATGACTGATGCTGCGGGGCCAGGAGCTACGGGACCTGAGGCCGCGGAGCCCGGCGCGGTCGCGCCCGAGGCCGTCGAGACCGCCGCCGTCGAGCCCTCGACGACGCCGGACGAGCCCGCGACCGAGGTCCGGGTGGCCGACGCGGCCGTCGAGCCCGCGCCCTCGACGCCGGAGGCTCCCGAGCCGGCTGTGCCCGCCGAGCCCGCCCCGGCACCGGCCGCGCCCGAGGTCAGCCCACCGGTCGTCCCCGGTCCGGGTCCCGTCGCCCCCGGCGGCGCCGGTCCGGCGTCGTTCGGCCGGGTCGACCCCGACGGCACCGTGCACGTCCGCACCGCCGACGGCGAGCGCAGCGTCGGGCAGGTGCCCGGCGTGCCCGCCGAGGAGGCCATGGCCTTCTTCACCCGGCGCTACGAGGCGCTGGAGCTGGAGGTCTCGCTGCTGGAACGGCGGGTGGCCTCCGGCGCCCTCTCCCCCGACGACGCGGCCGGCTCGGTCAAGACGGTGCGGACCGCCGTCGACGGGGCGCACGCCGTCGGCGACCTGGACTCCCTGCTGGCCCGGCTCGACGCCCTCGCGCCCCGGCTGGCCGAGCAGCGCGCCGTCCGCCGGGCCGAGAAGGCCAAGGCGAACGAGGCGGCGCGGGCGGCCAAGGAGGCCTTCGTCGTCGAGGCCGAGAAGCTGGCCGCCGGCAACGACTGGCGCGGCGGCGTCAACCGGTTCCGCGCCCTGCTGGACCAGTGGAAGACGCTGCCCCGGCTGGACCGGGCCACCGACGACGCGCTGTGGCACCGCTTCTCCAGCGCGCGCACCACCTACACCCGCCGCCGCAAGGCCCAGTTCGCGCAGCAGAACGAGCAGCGCGAGTCGGCCCGCACCGTCAAGGAGCAGCTGGCGGTCGAGGCCGAGGCCCTCGCCGGCTCGACCGACTGGGGCCCCACCACCGGCACCTACCGCGACCTCATGCAGCGCTGGAAGGACGCCGGGCCCGCCCCCCGGGGCGTGGACGAGGCGCTGTGGCGCCGCTTCCGCGCCGCCCAGGACACCTTCTTCGCCGCCAAGACCGAGGCGATGTCGGAGCAGGACGCCGAGTTCCGGGTGAACGCCGACGCCAAGGAGCAGCTGCTCGCCGAGGCCGAGGCGAAGCTGCCGATCACCGACCCCGCGGCCGGCCGCGCCCTGTACCGCGACCTCATCGAGCGCTGGTCCGCGCTGGGCAAGGTCCCGCGCGACTCCATCCGCCCGCTGGAGAACCGGCTGCGCGCCATCGAGGAGGCGGTCAACAACGCCGAGGAGGAGCGCTGGCGGCGGACCAACCCCGAGGCCCGCGCCCGCGCCGAGGACACCGCGGCCAAGCTCGAGGTCCAGATCGCGACGCTGCTGGAGAAGGCCGAGAAGGCCGAGGCCCGCGGCGACACCAAGGCCGCCGCCGACGCCCGCAGCTCGGCGTCGACCTACCAGGAGTGGCTGGAGCAGGCCCGCAAGGCTGTGGCCGACTACTCAGCTTGA
- a CDS encoding RelA/SpoT family protein: MRQRLARLGTTRPQTPVLDPLFRVIRVSHPKADLSVVERAYRTAEQHHAGQLRKSGDAYITHPLAVTTILAELGMTEATLCAALLHDTVEDTSYTLAQLTRDFGEEVALLVDGCTKLDKVKYGDSAKSETIRKMVIAMSRDIRVLVIKLADRLHNMRTLHYLRPDKQSRIATETLEIFAPLAHRLGMNAIKWELEDLAFGTLHPKVYDEIVRLVAEAAPSRDEWLAGVIEQVQADLKAAKIKASVTGRPKHYYSIYQKMVVRGREFRDIYDLVGLRVLVEDNRDCYAALGVLHVRWNPLPGRFKDYIAMPKFNMYQSLHTTVLGPAGKPVELQIRTEEMHRRAEFGVAAHWKYKEGKGAPPTANPGDTGELVWVRQLMDWQRESADPGEFLDSLRFEINSTEVYAFTPKGEVISLPQGSTPVDFAYAIHTEVGNRTIGARVNNRLVPLESQLSNGDVVEIFTSKAENAGPSRDWLAFVASPRARNKIRHHFTRERREESIESGKEALARQMRKAGLPMQRLLTLEHLTAVAGFFKLADVSALYAAVGENTVGAQAVVNRLISVEGGEDAAADETSEDRVVTGRRARTGGSTSSESGIRVVGATDLWVKLAKCCTPVPGDPILGFVTRGAGVSVHRTDCVNAASLRAEPERLIDVEWAPTAKSSFLVAIQVEALDRNRLLSDITRTLSDQHVNILSAALSTTKDRICKAKFTFETADPTHLDHVLRAVRGVPAVFDVYRISQ; encoded by the coding sequence ATGCGGCAGCGGCTCGCCCGGCTGGGCACCACCCGTCCGCAGACCCCGGTCCTCGACCCGCTGTTCCGGGTCATCCGGGTCAGCCACCCCAAGGCCGACCTCAGCGTCGTCGAGCGCGCCTACCGCACCGCCGAGCAGCACCACGCCGGCCAGCTCCGCAAGAGCGGTGACGCCTACATCACCCACCCGCTGGCCGTCACCACGATCCTCGCCGAGCTGGGCATGACCGAGGCGACGCTGTGCGCCGCGCTGCTGCACGACACCGTCGAGGACACCAGCTACACGCTGGCCCAGCTGACCCGCGACTTCGGCGAGGAGGTGGCCCTGCTCGTCGACGGCTGCACCAAGCTGGACAAGGTCAAGTACGGCGACTCGGCGAAGTCCGAGACGATCCGCAAGATGGTCATCGCCATGAGCCGCGACATCCGCGTGCTCGTGATCAAGCTGGCCGACCGGCTGCACAACATGCGCACGCTGCACTACCTGCGGCCCGACAAGCAGTCTCGGATCGCCACCGAGACGCTGGAGATCTTCGCCCCGCTGGCCCACCGGCTAGGCATGAACGCGATCAAGTGGGAGCTCGAGGACCTCGCCTTCGGCACCCTGCACCCCAAGGTGTACGACGAGATCGTCCGGCTGGTCGCCGAGGCGGCCCCCAGCCGCGACGAGTGGCTGGCCGGCGTGATCGAGCAGGTCCAGGCCGACCTCAAGGCGGCCAAGATCAAGGCCTCGGTCACCGGCCGGCCCAAGCACTACTACTCGATCTACCAGAAGATGGTCGTCCGCGGCCGCGAGTTCCGCGACATCTACGACCTCGTCGGGCTGCGCGTCCTGGTCGAGGACAACCGCGACTGCTACGCCGCCCTCGGCGTGCTGCACGTCCGCTGGAACCCCCTGCCCGGGCGGTTCAAGGACTACATCGCGATGCCGAAGTTCAACATGTACCAGTCGCTGCACACCACGGTGCTGGGGCCGGCGGGCAAGCCCGTCGAGCTGCAGATCCGCACCGAGGAGATGCACCGGCGGGCCGAGTTCGGCGTCGCCGCGCACTGGAAGTACAAGGAGGGCAAGGGCGCTCCGCCGACGGCGAACCCGGGCGACACCGGCGAGCTCGTGTGGGTCCGGCAGCTGATGGACTGGCAGCGCGAGTCCGCCGACCCGGGGGAGTTCCTCGACTCGCTGCGCTTCGAGATCAACTCCACGGAGGTCTACGCCTTCACCCCGAAGGGCGAGGTCATCTCCCTGCCCCAGGGCTCGACGCCGGTGGACTTCGCCTACGCGATCCACACCGAGGTGGGCAACCGGACCATCGGCGCCCGCGTCAACAACCGGCTGGTGCCGCTGGAGTCCCAGCTGTCCAACGGCGACGTCGTGGAGATCTTCACCTCCAAGGCCGAGAACGCCGGCCCCAGCCGCGACTGGCTGGCCTTTGTCGCCAGCCCCCGCGCCCGCAACAAGATCCGCCACCACTTCACCCGCGAGCGCCGCGAGGAGTCGATCGAGTCGGGCAAGGAGGCGCTGGCCCGCCAGATGCGCAAGGCCGGCCTGCCCATGCAGCGGCTGCTGACGCTGGAGCACCTGACCGCCGTCGCCGGCTTCTTCAAGCTGGCCGACGTCTCGGCGCTCTACGCCGCGGTGGGGGAGAACACCGTCGGCGCGCAGGCCGTGGTCAACCGGCTGATCAGCGTCGAGGGCGGGGAGGACGCCGCTGCGGACGAGACCAGCGAGGACCGCGTCGTCACCGGCCGCCGGGCCCGCACCGGGGGCAGCACCAGCAGCGAGTCGGGCATCCGCGTCGTCGGGGCCACCGACCTGTGGGTGAAGCTCGCCAAGTGCTGCACGCCGGTCCCCGGCGACCCGATCCTGGGTTTCGTCACCCGCGGCGCCGGGGTCTCGGTGCACCGCACGGACTGCGTCAACGCGGCCAGCCTGCGCGCCGAGCCCGAGCGGCTCATCGACGTCGAGTGGGCGCCGACGGCCAAGAGCTCGTTCCTCGTCGCCATCCAGGTCGAGGCGCTGGACCGCAACCGGCTGCTGTCCGACATCACCCGGACGCTGTCCGACCAGCACGTCAACATCTTGTCCGCGGCCCTGAGCACCACCAAGGACCGGATCTGCAAGGCCAAGTTCACCTTCGAGACGGCCGACCCGACCCACCTCGACCACGTCCTGCGCGCCGTCCGCGGCGTCCCCGCCGTCTTCGACGTGTACAGAATTTCTCAGTGA
- the aspS gene encoding aspartate--tRNA ligase, with translation MIRTHGAGTLGAEHAGTTVTLAGWVARRRDHGGVAFLDVRDATGVVQVVVRDETLEASGAHDLRNEYCIKVVGEVSLRPEGNANPDLPTGAVEVVTSELEVLSTAAPLPFQIDERVTVGEEARLKYRYLDLRRPAQAAALRLRSEVNRVARNTLADRSFVEIETPTLTRSTPEGARDFLVPARLKPGSWYALPQSPQLFKQLLMVAGMERYFQIARCYRDEDFRADRQPEFTQLDVEMSFVDQDDIIELSEELLTRIWALIGVELHAPFPRITYADAMARYGSDKPDLRFGNEITEVTGYFAETPFRVFQAEYVGAVVMPGGASQPRKQLDAWQEFAKQRGHRGLAYVLVGEDGELGGPVAKNLSEGERAGLAAQVGARPGDCVFFAAGARSQAQSLLGATRLEIGHRVGLVDTSAWAFGWVVDAPLFEPASQAVAAGDVAVGSGAWTAVHHAFTSPKPESLETFDTDPGHALAYAYDIVCNGNEIGGGSIRIHRRDIQERVFAVMGLSAEEAQEKFGFLLDAFSFGAPPHGGIAFGWDRICALLSGMDSIRDVIAFPKSGGGVDPLTDAPAPITAQQRKEAGVDAPAVPAAAAAAAQG, from the coding sequence GTGATCCGCACCCACGGCGCCGGCACCCTCGGGGCCGAGCACGCTGGAACCACCGTCACCCTGGCCGGCTGGGTCGCCCGCCGCCGAGACCACGGAGGGGTGGCCTTCCTCGACGTGCGCGACGCCACCGGGGTCGTCCAGGTGGTGGTGCGGGACGAGACGCTGGAGGCCTCCGGCGCGCACGACCTCCGCAACGAGTACTGCATCAAGGTCGTCGGCGAGGTCTCGCTGCGGCCCGAGGGCAACGCGAACCCGGACCTGCCCACCGGCGCCGTCGAGGTCGTCACCAGCGAGCTCGAGGTGCTCAGCACCGCCGCGCCGCTGCCGTTCCAGATCGACGAGCGGGTCACCGTCGGGGAGGAGGCCCGCCTCAAGTACCGCTACCTCGACCTGCGCCGGCCCGCTCAGGCGGCGGCCCTGCGGCTGCGCAGCGAGGTGAACCGGGTCGCCCGCAACACCCTCGCCGACCGGTCGTTCGTCGAGATCGAGACGCCCACCCTGACGCGCTCGACGCCGGAGGGCGCGCGCGACTTCCTCGTCCCGGCGCGGCTCAAGCCCGGCTCCTGGTACGCCCTGCCGCAGAGCCCGCAGCTGTTCAAGCAGCTGCTGATGGTCGCGGGCATGGAGCGCTACTTCCAGATCGCGCGCTGCTACCGCGACGAGGACTTCCGCGCCGACCGGCAGCCCGAGTTCACCCAGCTCGACGTCGAGATGAGCTTCGTCGACCAGGACGACATCATCGAGCTGAGCGAGGAGCTGCTGACGCGCATCTGGGCCCTCATCGGGGTCGAGCTGCACGCGCCGTTCCCGCGGATCACCTACGCCGACGCCATGGCGCGCTACGGCTCGGACAAGCCCGACCTGCGCTTCGGCAACGAGATCACCGAGGTGACCGGGTACTTCGCCGAGACGCCCTTCCGCGTCTTCCAGGCCGAGTACGTCGGCGCCGTGGTGATGCCCGGTGGTGCCTCGCAGCCCCGCAAGCAGCTGGACGCCTGGCAGGAGTTCGCCAAGCAGCGCGGCCACCGCGGGCTGGCCTACGTGCTCGTCGGCGAGGACGGCGAGCTGGGCGGTCCTGTCGCCAAGAACCTGTCCGAGGGCGAGCGGGCCGGCCTGGCCGCGCAGGTCGGCGCCCGGCCGGGGGACTGCGTGTTCTTCGCCGCCGGCGCCCGGTCCCAGGCCCAGTCGCTGCTCGGCGCCACCCGGCTCGAGATCGGCCACCGGGTCGGGCTGGTCGACACCAGCGCCTGGGCGTTCGGCTGGGTCGTCGACGCGCCGCTGTTCGAGCCGGCCAGCCAGGCCGTCGCCGCGGGTGACGTCGCCGTCGGCAGCGGCGCCTGGACCGCGGTGCACCACGCCTTCACCTCGCCCAAGCCGGAGTCGCTGGAGACCTTCGACACCGACCCGGGCCACGCGCTGGCCTACGCCTACGACATCGTCTGCAACGGCAACGAGATCGGCGGCGGCTCCATCCGCATCCACCGCCGCGACATCCAGGAGCGGGTGTTCGCGGTGATGGGCCTCTCGGCCGAGGAGGCGCAGGAGAAGTTCGGCTTCCTGCTCGACGCCTTCAGCTTCGGGGCTCCGCCGCACGGCGGGATCGCCTTCGGCTGGGACCGGATCTGCGCCCTGCTCTCGGGCATGGACTCGATCCGCGACGTCATCGCCTTCCCGAAGTCGGGCGGCGGGGTCGACCCGCTGACCGACGCGCCGGCGCCGATCACGGCCCAGCAGCGCAAGGAGGCCGGGGTGGACGCCCCGGCCGTGCCCGCCGCGGCCGCCGCCGCCGCCCAGGGCTGA